A window of the Cystobacter fuscus genome harbors these coding sequences:
- a CDS encoding TonB-dependent receptor domain-containing protein encodes MRVFRLGLLLSLLFGSLCAWAGNTADEADVAFELGNEAYAQREYVQALRSYFASYRLVPNRNVLFNIARCYEAMGRYNEAYRYYHDLAQEDLPEADATKVNHSLTRLRPKVALVRVTTEPPGAEVLVDREDLGSRGLSPQTLALPPGAHTVVVHKEGYRRAEATIQLTRGQAVVQTFTLELITGTVRLTGTPGGAEVRASPEGPVLGQVPGDLRFTPGPHVLHVSAPGHVPAQLLVDVPADDEVTLGVALAPREEPMGRLIITANRDNASVRVDGRPTGFTPTVLTLPHGEHALEVESPNLSPLRQSVYVVANQETRVHAELRYMPPSVRAASKNLVSVDEAPASTTVITQEELRAFGYTTLAEALAAVRGIFVSDDRSYTYLGVRGFAPPGDFNTRILTLWDGHPLNDMVTGQGYVARDLAVDLEEVERIEVVRGPGSVLYGTGAFFAVINVVPRDTLGGDRHVEVTAGAGALGTTRVRATAAWDFEPGSVLLSGAWVGMRGAEVTRLGEDLPPVVGLDGERAATASLRARLGGLSFHAQLHGRTKESPVGPFGTELGVPGTRIQDVRGFAEVRYDKQLGERMSLSLRGAYDASRYRGYWMYSKPTLAGERLDTDAARADWLSAETRLRLRFYDTHHVTLGLEGQAQLRVEQEVDPLGSSLVQSQTRGSFSAYLLDEWRLHPRLSISAGLRLDRYFNNLKTLPFTPRLALIGRPYARGLTKLVVGSAFRAPTPFELDYQDNGRTQIAAGTLEPETISTMELEHAHNLTDELRLTVAGYANSIRHLVALSEQSGPPQCTGGPLGSMPCIVFVNRPGETRAFGAEAGLRWQPGRFVLVDLNYSFVTLINAAEEEANATPAHLASGRLLLPLADGNLRLATQATYQSARGQPRDDGTEYGKALLLDVGLSGELPYLRYFAGVRNLLDTQYALALGDQRAAGPVPQYGRTFTLQVSGSF; translated from the coding sequence ATGCGCGTGTTCCGACTCGGCCTCCTGCTGTCGCTGCTGTTCGGGTCGCTGTGCGCGTGGGCCGGCAACACCGCGGACGAGGCGGACGTGGCGTTCGAGCTGGGCAACGAGGCCTATGCCCAGCGCGAGTACGTCCAGGCGCTGCGCTCCTACTTCGCCAGCTACCGCCTGGTGCCCAACCGCAACGTCCTCTTCAACATCGCCCGGTGCTACGAGGCCATGGGCCGCTACAACGAGGCCTACCGCTACTACCACGACCTGGCCCAGGAGGATCTGCCGGAGGCGGACGCCACCAAGGTGAACCACTCGCTCACGCGGCTGCGCCCCAAGGTGGCCCTGGTGCGCGTCACCACCGAGCCGCCCGGCGCCGAGGTGCTCGTGGACCGGGAGGACCTGGGCAGCCGGGGCCTGTCGCCCCAGACCCTCGCGCTGCCCCCCGGCGCCCACACGGTGGTGGTGCACAAGGAGGGCTACCGCCGCGCCGAGGCGACCATCCAGCTCACACGGGGCCAGGCGGTGGTCCAGACCTTCACCCTGGAGCTCATCACCGGCACGGTGCGGCTCACGGGCACGCCCGGAGGCGCCGAGGTGCGCGCGTCGCCGGAGGGCCCCGTGCTCGGACAGGTGCCCGGGGATCTGCGCTTCACCCCGGGGCCGCACGTGCTCCACGTGAGCGCGCCCGGCCATGTCCCGGCCCAGTTGCTCGTGGACGTGCCCGCCGATGACGAGGTGACGCTGGGCGTGGCGCTCGCCCCGCGCGAGGAGCCCATGGGACGCCTCATCATCACCGCCAACCGCGACAACGCCTCGGTGCGCGTGGATGGCCGCCCCACGGGCTTCACCCCCACCGTGCTCACCCTCCCCCACGGCGAGCACGCCCTGGAGGTGGAGAGCCCCAACTTGAGCCCCCTGCGCCAGAGCGTCTACGTGGTGGCCAACCAGGAGACGCGCGTCCACGCCGAGCTGCGCTACATGCCCCCCTCCGTGCGCGCCGCGTCCAAGAACCTGGTGTCCGTGGACGAGGCACCCGCCTCCACCACCGTCATCACCCAGGAGGAGCTGCGCGCCTTTGGCTACACCACGCTCGCCGAGGCGCTCGCGGCCGTGCGCGGCATCTTCGTCTCGGATGACCGGAGCTACACCTACCTGGGGGTGCGGGGCTTCGCGCCCCCGGGTGACTTCAACACCCGCATCCTCACCCTCTGGGACGGCCACCCGCTCAACGACATGGTGACGGGCCAGGGCTACGTGGCGAGGGACCTGGCCGTGGACCTGGAAGAGGTGGAGCGCATCGAGGTGGTGCGTGGCCCGGGCAGCGTGCTGTACGGCACGGGCGCCTTCTTCGCCGTCATCAACGTGGTGCCGCGCGACACGCTCGGGGGGGATCGGCACGTGGAGGTCACCGCCGGGGCGGGGGCACTGGGCACCACCCGAGTGCGCGCCACCGCGGCGTGGGACTTCGAGCCCGGCTCGGTACTGCTGTCCGGCGCCTGGGTGGGGATGCGAGGCGCGGAGGTGACTCGGCTGGGCGAGGATCTGCCACCGGTGGTGGGCCTGGATGGGGAGCGCGCCGCCACCGCCTCGCTCCGGGCGCGCCTGGGCGGCCTCAGCTTCCACGCCCAGTTGCACGGACGCACCAAGGAGAGCCCCGTGGGACCCTTCGGCACGGAGCTCGGGGTCCCGGGCACCCGGATCCAGGACGTCCGTGGCTTCGCCGAGGTGCGCTACGACAAACAGCTCGGCGAGCGGATGAGCCTGTCGCTGCGCGGCGCCTACGACGCCAGCCGCTACCGGGGCTACTGGATGTACTCGAAGCCCACGCTGGCCGGGGAGCGGCTCGACACCGACGCCGCGCGCGCCGACTGGCTGTCAGCCGAGACCCGGCTGCGCCTGCGCTTCTACGACACCCACCACGTCACGCTGGGCCTCGAGGGACAGGCTCAGTTGCGCGTGGAGCAGGAAGTCGATCCCCTCGGCTCGAGCCTCGTGCAGAGCCAGACCCGTGGCAGCTTCTCCGCCTATCTCCTGGACGAGTGGCGGTTGCACCCCCGGCTGAGCATCAGCGCGGGCCTGCGCCTGGATCGCTACTTCAACAATCTGAAGACGCTGCCCTTCACGCCGCGCCTGGCCCTCATCGGACGTCCCTACGCGCGGGGCCTCACCAAGCTGGTGGTGGGCAGTGCCTTCCGGGCGCCCACCCCCTTCGAGCTCGACTACCAGGACAACGGCAGGACCCAGATCGCCGCGGGTACGCTCGAGCCGGAGACCATCTCCACCATGGAACTCGAGCACGCGCACAACCTCACGGACGAACTGCGCCTCACCGTGGCGGGCTACGCCAATAGCATCCGCCACCTCGTGGCGCTCAGTGAGCAGTCGGGGCCCCCCCAGTGCACGGGCGGTCCCCTCGGCTCCATGCCCTGCATCGTCTTCGTCAACCGCCCCGGGGAGACACGCGCTTTTGGCGCCGAGGCGGGCCTGCGCTGGCAGCCGGGACGCTTCGTCCTCGTGGACCTGAACTACTCCTTCGTCACGCTGATCAATGCCGCCGAGGAGGAGGCCAACGCCACCCCGGCGCACCTGGCGTCGGGACGACTGCTGCTGCCCCTGGCCGACGGAAACCTGCGCCTAGCCACCCAGGCCACCTACCAGAGCGCCCGCGGACAGCCGAGGGACGATGGCACCGAGTATGGCAAGGCGCTGCTGCTCGACGTGGGTCTGTCCGGAGAGCTGCCCTACCTGCGCTACTTCGCCGGGGTGCGCAACCTGCTGGACACCCAGTACGCCCTGGCGCTGGGAGACCAGCGCGC
- a CDS encoding HIT family protein: protein MSDVDVNDPCRGCALVSGSLRPVGGVLARSAGLVLHGLAGPSPLPGWVVLTSVRHARALYDLDEEAARELGPFAARVMRAQREVLGAEHAYAFAIGDVLRHFHLHLVPRYRDTPARLWGRGAFDAAPGDFRPDEELEAAARALAATL, encoded by the coding sequence ATGAGTGACGTGGACGTGAACGACCCCTGCCGGGGCTGTGCCCTGGTGAGCGGAAGCCTCCGCCCCGTGGGGGGGGTGCTTGCCCGCTCGGCCGGGCTGGTGCTGCATGGGCTGGCGGGGCCGAGCCCCCTGCCCGGCTGGGTGGTGCTCACCAGCGTGCGCCATGCCCGCGCCCTGTATGACCTGGACGAGGAGGCGGCGCGGGAGCTGGGCCCCTTCGCCGCGCGGGTGATGCGCGCCCAGCGCGAGGTGCTCGGCGCCGAGCACGCCTATGCGTTCGCCATCGGGGACGTGCTGCGCCACTTCCACCTGCACCTGGTGCCGCGCTACCGGGACACGCCGGCACGGCTGTGGGGGCGGGGAGCCTTCGACGCCGCCCCGGGCGACTTCCGCCCGGACGAGGAGCTGGAGGCGGCGGCACGGGCCCTCGCCGCCACCCTGTGA
- a CDS encoding carboxypeptidase-like regulatory domain-containing protein, with protein MKKHWAVVLPLLVLACGPKDENGDGIADGIRDPDSVSVVAPANPKGTVSGQVLDTAMQPLAGASVRLTIGSDTAEGKYVVQTDGLGNFMIKNVPAGSTVLVTIAKEGYATLRASATVPSSAGNIPINDGNASLGLVMLTKTQSKVSFTLLTDKGQPAVGAQAFLEAYPAGLISAAGTTVQATSTVTATPAVADAMGVVTFNNVPSPSELTRIGTPPSGNTSTAYYRLWVDPVDVNGDGVIDSGGYAAPIDASLLLKSGSQIITLNPAKNSTGSASFTLVATNVPSLQLTASSPAEAKKPLRNLLRPGEPIFLGFSQPVARDSLIAILTGEQGQTPIDLTVTSSETGDVYMLTPSVTNVLEGQEYNLILRATSAYSGAVQTWKGYFVSGDVKTPRPLQLDSVTFKDGTTGTAGVLDPGECVILTFNQVVTASAYQLDVEVLGTVTKEYKALPAPYPSAVTGCFGTEAVKIPIDTASFQATPRFYFAYGLSSDTTLPPINPNNTTARIRVNFTRFQGQDFSQYYETAWGAPVPSTTVLERALSR; from the coding sequence ATGAAGAAGCATTGGGCAGTCGTGTTGCCGCTCCTCGTGTTGGCGTGCGGACCCAAGGACGAGAATGGCGACGGCATCGCCGATGGCATCCGCGATCCGGACTCCGTTTCGGTGGTGGCTCCGGCCAACCCGAAGGGCACCGTCTCCGGACAGGTGCTCGATACCGCGATGCAGCCGCTCGCGGGCGCCTCGGTCCGGCTGACCATCGGCAGCGACACCGCGGAAGGCAAGTACGTCGTCCAGACCGACGGTCTGGGCAACTTCATGATCAAGAACGTGCCGGCCGGCTCCACCGTCCTGGTGACCATCGCCAAGGAGGGCTACGCCACCCTGCGCGCCAGCGCCACCGTGCCCTCCAGCGCGGGCAACATCCCCATCAACGATGGCAACGCGAGCCTCGGCCTCGTCATGCTCACCAAGACCCAGAGCAAGGTGAGCTTCACGCTGCTCACGGACAAGGGCCAGCCCGCGGTGGGCGCCCAGGCGTTCCTCGAGGCCTATCCCGCCGGATTGATCTCCGCCGCGGGCACCACGGTCCAGGCCACCAGCACGGTCACCGCCACTCCCGCCGTGGCGGACGCCATGGGCGTCGTCACCTTCAACAACGTGCCCTCGCCCTCGGAGCTCACCCGCATCGGGACCCCGCCTTCGGGCAACACCAGCACGGCGTACTACCGCCTCTGGGTGGACCCGGTCGACGTGAACGGCGATGGCGTCATCGACTCGGGTGGCTATGCCGCCCCCATCGACGCCTCGCTGCTGCTCAAGTCGGGCTCGCAGATCATCACCCTGAACCCGGCGAAGAACAGCACCGGCTCCGCCTCCTTCACCCTGGTGGCCACCAACGTGCCCAGCCTCCAGCTGACGGCCTCGTCGCCCGCGGAGGCGAAGAAGCCCCTGCGCAACCTGCTGCGCCCCGGCGAGCCCATCTTCCTGGGCTTCAGCCAGCCCGTGGCGCGTGACTCGCTCATCGCCATCCTCACCGGGGAGCAGGGGCAGACCCCCATCGATCTCACCGTGACGTCCAGCGAAACGGGCGACGTGTACATGCTCACCCCCTCGGTGACCAACGTCCTCGAGGGCCAGGAGTACAACCTCATCCTGCGCGCCACCTCGGCCTACTCCGGTGCCGTGCAGACGTGGAAGGGCTACTTCGTCAGCGGCGACGTGAAGACCCCGCGCCCGTTGCAGCTCGATTCCGTCACCTTCAAGGACGGCACCACCGGGACGGCGGGGGTCCTGGATCCGGGCGAGTGCGTCATCCTCACCTTCAACCAGGTCGTGACCGCTTCCGCCTACCAGCTCGATGTCGAAGTGTTGGGGACGGTCACCAAGGAGTACAAGGCCCTGCCCGCGCCCTACCCCAGCGCGGTCACCGGCTGCTTCGGCACCGAGGCCGTGAAGATTCCCATCGACACGGCGAGCTTCCAGGCCACCCCGCGCTTCTACTTCGCGTATGGCTTGTCGTCCGACACCACCCTGCCTCCCATCAACCCCAACAACACCACGGCGCGCATCCGGGTGAATTTCACCAGGTTCCAGGGACAGGACTTCTCCCAGTACTACGAGACGGCGTGGGGTGCCCCCGTGCCCTCCACGACCGTGCTGGAGAGGGCGCTCTCGCGCTAG
- a CDS encoding response regulator, translating to MTVPLTHRQRVLVVDDFDDAREMYAEYLEFVGFQVDVARNGVEAVEKAQGAPPDIILMDLSLPVMDGWEATRRLKQDQRTRNIPVMALSGHVLAGNAEQARQAGADEFVAKPCLPQDLEDRIRRMLKPSKSKNQP from the coding sequence ATGACTGTACCCCTCACGCACCGCCAGCGGGTGCTCGTGGTCGATGACTTCGATGACGCCCGAGAGATGTACGCGGAGTACCTGGAATTCGTCGGGTTTCAGGTGGATGTGGCCCGCAATGGAGTGGAGGCGGTGGAGAAGGCCCAGGGCGCTCCCCCCGACATCATCCTCATGGACCTGTCCCTGCCGGTGATGGATGGCTGGGAGGCCACGCGCCGGCTCAAGCAGGACCAGCGCACCCGCAACATCCCCGTCATGGCGCTCAGCGGCCACGTGCTGGCCGGCAACGCCGAGCAGGCGCGCCAGGCGGGCGCGGACGAGTTCGTCGCCAAGCCGTGCCTCCCCCAGGATCTGGAAGACCGCATCCGCCGGATGCTCAAGCCGAGCAAGTCCAAGAACCAGCCCTGA
- a CDS encoding bifunctional serine/threonine-protein kinase/formylglycine-generating enzyme family protein — protein sequence MGTLPTSRESADGWSPPEAFDEYRLVRLLGHGTTGRVYLAQDTLLERPVAVKFVRALGPGALSRFLVEARAAARVQHPNVVTLYRVGQLENHPYLVSEFVRGSSLERLPKPLPWEQVLALGQGLARGLGAAHRRGVLHRDIKPANALLTETGEVKLLDFGLAKLLDEGPAPREDTPPPREPGALAALELPPEAVAGSLDGVTLPSLPEGMLVGTPYYMSPEAWAATELTARSDVYSLGLVLYELCAGQGPFRHVPPRELALAVCTQDARPLREAVPGVDADFAAVVDQCLRLVPEERFASAVSLLDALGHLARDEAADALPEGNPYRGLQPFEAEHRALFFGRRREQREVLERLRADPFLLITGDSGVGKSSLCLAGVLPRLGEGALEDGRRWRGVRLIPGRRPLTALTAALAPTLAMDEEALGNLLRADPTGLARQLRVRLRSDEGLAVYVDQLEELVTLSDGEESARVGRALGELAEGVPGVRLLATCRSDFLTRLTTVQGLGAAVPGALYLLRALGPEESHEAVVGPARAKGVRFESEALVDTLVASISATEGGLPLLQFALAELWEAREGSIITQAALDSLGGVAGALARHVDMAVARLLPDQRAVARGVLLRLITPEGTRARKTGEELVGDDPRQRAVLEALVRARLLVAREVDGGTSYEVAHEVLLSDWGTLARWLTEAAERREVRARLQADSAHWEQVGHARDLLWGPRQLAEARLLEPAELTRRERVFLEDSRRTVVRSRHLRRALAVGFVLSLVLVYAGLQLHEVSERDAVVRGWLDEAASALEAARHERETFSGARREAFAHYDAGERERGDAAWARSILVEGALHRRLDEVGDHLEHALVLEPAREEVREALADFLLERAFHAEQALEGGELPALLQRLRLYDAHGERWRHWTEPARVTLALPVEGAVVELRPMSRDVEGREVTGALMPVEPGPWVEREIAPGDWRLVVRARGHESVSLPLRLTRGERRHLAPRLLREGSLPRGFVHVPAGRVLFGSAADASVRGFFNALPLHPRHTEDFLIARHETTYAEWMEYLSALPADERARRLPHTSTVYHGRLALEWVGGTWRLDFQPGGVRYRVSAGQRLLYAKRERRGSQDWLRFPVTGISFEDAEAYVAWLGRTGRVPGARLCTELEWERAARGEDGREFPHGDALAPDDANVDMTYGKEPGGFGPDEVGSHPASRSPFGVEDLAGNAFEWTRSAVEPGRVVARGGAYYFAAGSARVANRELPERTLRDITVGLRVCADVPSTP from the coding sequence GTGGGCACCCTTCCAACCTCGCGCGAGAGCGCCGATGGGTGGAGTCCACCCGAGGCGTTCGACGAATACCGACTGGTGCGCCTCTTGGGCCATGGCACCACGGGACGCGTGTATCTCGCCCAGGACACGCTGCTCGAGCGGCCCGTGGCGGTGAAGTTCGTGCGCGCCCTGGGCCCCGGCGCCCTCAGCCGCTTCCTCGTGGAGGCCCGGGCCGCGGCACGCGTCCAGCACCCCAACGTCGTCACCCTCTACCGGGTGGGACAGTTGGAGAACCATCCCTACCTCGTCTCCGAGTTCGTCCGGGGCTCCTCGCTGGAGCGGCTCCCCAAGCCGCTGCCCTGGGAGCAGGTGCTGGCGCTCGGGCAGGGTCTGGCCCGGGGGCTGGGGGCCGCGCACCGGCGGGGCGTGCTGCACCGGGACATCAAACCGGCCAACGCGCTGCTCACCGAGACGGGGGAGGTGAAGCTGCTGGACTTCGGGCTGGCCAAGCTGCTGGACGAGGGCCCCGCCCCGCGCGAGGACACGCCGCCTCCGCGCGAGCCGGGGGCACTCGCCGCCCTGGAGCTGCCGCCCGAGGCCGTGGCGGGCTCGCTCGACGGGGTGACGCTGCCGTCCCTGCCCGAGGGCATGCTGGTGGGGACTCCTTATTACATGTCGCCGGAGGCCTGGGCGGCCACGGAGCTCACCGCGCGCAGCGACGTGTACTCGCTGGGCCTGGTGCTCTACGAGCTGTGCGCGGGCCAGGGCCCCTTCCGGCACGTGCCCCCGCGCGAGCTGGCGCTGGCGGTGTGCACCCAGGACGCCCGGCCCCTGCGCGAGGCCGTTCCGGGCGTGGACGCGGACTTCGCGGCCGTGGTGGACCAGTGTCTGCGGCTCGTGCCCGAGGAGCGCTTCGCCTCGGCCGTGTCGCTGCTGGACGCGCTGGGGCATCTCGCGCGTGACGAGGCGGCGGACGCGCTGCCCGAGGGCAACCCCTACCGGGGTCTGCAACCCTTCGAGGCCGAGCACCGCGCGCTCTTCTTCGGCCGCCGGCGCGAGCAGCGCGAGGTGCTCGAACGGCTGCGCGCCGATCCCTTCCTGCTCATCACCGGCGACTCGGGAGTCGGCAAGTCCTCGCTGTGCCTCGCGGGCGTGCTGCCCCGCCTGGGCGAGGGGGCGCTGGAGGACGGGCGGCGCTGGCGCGGGGTGCGGCTGATTCCGGGGCGGCGTCCGCTCACCGCGCTCACCGCCGCCCTCGCCCCCACGCTGGCCATGGACGAGGAGGCCCTGGGCAACCTGCTGCGCGCGGATCCCACGGGCCTGGCGCGCCAGCTGCGCGTGCGCCTGCGCTCGGACGAGGGGCTCGCCGTCTACGTGGATCAGCTCGAGGAGCTGGTGACGCTCTCGGACGGGGAGGAGTCGGCGCGGGTGGGGCGCGCGCTCGGGGAGCTGGCCGAGGGGGTGCCCGGGGTGCGGCTGCTCGCCACGTGCCGCAGCGACTTCCTCACCCGGCTCACGACGGTGCAGGGCCTGGGCGCGGCGGTGCCCGGGGCGCTCTACCTCCTGCGGGCGCTGGGCCCCGAGGAGAGCCACGAGGCGGTGGTGGGCCCCGCGCGCGCCAAGGGCGTGCGCTTCGAGTCCGAGGCGCTGGTGGACACGCTCGTGGCCTCCATCTCGGCCACCGAGGGCGGGCTGCCGCTGTTGCAGTTCGCGCTCGCCGAGCTGTGGGAGGCGCGCGAGGGGAGCATCATCACCCAGGCGGCGCTCGACAGCCTGGGCGGGGTGGCCGGAGCGCTGGCCCGGCACGTGGACATGGCCGTGGCGCGCCTCCTGCCGGATCAACGCGCGGTGGCGCGCGGCGTGCTCTTGCGCCTCATCACCCCGGAGGGCACCCGGGCGCGCAAGACGGGCGAGGAACTGGTGGGGGATGATCCCCGCCAGCGCGCGGTGCTCGAGGCGCTGGTGCGCGCGCGCCTGCTCGTGGCGCGCGAGGTGGATGGGGGAACGAGCTACGAGGTGGCCCACGAGGTGTTGCTCAGCGACTGGGGCACGCTCGCGCGCTGGCTGACCGAGGCGGCCGAGCGCCGCGAGGTGCGGGCGCGCCTGCAGGCGGACTCCGCGCACTGGGAGCAGGTGGGCCACGCGAGAGACCTGCTCTGGGGTCCGCGGCAGCTCGCCGAGGCGCGCCTGTTGGAGCCCGCGGAGCTCACCCGCCGCGAGCGCGTCTTCCTGGAGGACTCGCGCCGCACGGTGGTGCGCAGCCGGCATCTGCGGCGGGCGCTCGCCGTGGGGTTCGTCCTCTCGCTGGTGCTCGTGTACGCGGGCCTGCAACTGCACGAGGTGTCCGAGCGCGACGCGGTGGTGCGCGGCTGGCTGGACGAGGCCGCGAGCGCCCTGGAGGCCGCGCGGCACGAGCGCGAGACCTTCTCTGGCGCGCGGCGGGAGGCCTTCGCGCACTATGACGCCGGGGAGCGGGAGCGGGGAGACGCGGCGTGGGCGCGCTCCATCCTGGTGGAGGGCGCGCTGCACCGCCGCCTGGACGAGGTGGGGGATCATCTGGAGCACGCGCTCGTGTTGGAGCCGGCGCGCGAGGAGGTGCGCGAGGCCCTGGCGGATTTCCTCCTGGAGCGAGCCTTCCATGCCGAGCAGGCACTGGAGGGGGGAGAGTTGCCGGCGCTGTTGCAGCGCTTGCGGCTGTACGACGCGCACGGGGAGCGTTGGAGGCACTGGACGGAGCCCGCGCGCGTGACGCTCGCGCTGCCGGTGGAGGGGGCGGTGGTGGAACTGCGGCCCATGTCCCGGGACGTGGAGGGACGCGAGGTGACCGGTGCGCTGATGCCGGTGGAGCCGGGGCCGTGGGTGGAGCGGGAGATCGCCCCGGGAGACTGGCGGCTGGTGGTGCGAGCGCGGGGCCACGAGTCGGTGAGCCTCCCGCTGCGGCTGACGCGGGGAGAGCGCCGGCACCTGGCGCCGAGGCTGTTGCGCGAGGGGAGCCTGCCTCGGGGCTTCGTCCATGTGCCGGCGGGACGGGTGTTGTTCGGGAGCGCGGCGGACGCGAGCGTGCGTGGCTTCTTCAACGCGCTGCCGTTGCATCCCAGGCACACGGAGGACTTCCTCATCGCGCGGCACGAGACGACGTACGCGGAGTGGATGGAGTATCTCTCCGCGCTGCCTGCGGACGAGCGCGCGCGGCGTCTGCCGCACACGAGCACTGTCTACCATGGGCGGCTCGCGCTGGAGTGGGTGGGGGGCACCTGGCGCCTGGACTTCCAGCCAGGGGGAGTGCGGTACCGGGTGAGTGCCGGACAACGGCTGCTCTACGCGAAGCGGGAGCGGAGGGGCTCACAGGACTGGCTGCGCTTTCCCGTCACGGGCATTTCCTTCGAGGACGCGGAGGCGTACGTGGCGTGGCTGGGCCGGACGGGGCGGGTGCCGGGGGCGCGGTTGTGCACGGAGCTGGAGTGGGAGCGCGCGGCGCGGGGCGAGGACGGGCGCGAGTTCCCCCATGGGGACGCGCTCGCGCCGGACGATGCGAACGTGGACATGACGTATGGCAAGGAGCCCGGGGGCTTTGGCCCCGACGAGGTGGGCTCGCACCCGGCGTCGCGCAGTCCTTTTGGCGTGGAGGACCTGGCGGGCAATGCCTTCGAGTGGACGCGCTCGGCGGTGGAGCCGGGGCGCGTGGTGGCGAGGGGCGGCGCGTACTACTTCGCCGCCGGCTCGGCGCGGGTGGCCAACCGCGAGCTGCCCGAGCGCACCCTGCGAGACATCACCGTGGGCCTGCGCGTGTGCGCCGACGTGCCTTCTACGCCTTGA
- a CDS encoding Imm52 family immunity protein, translating into MLTTRGSAGSFLGWVTYFSCERGEAPTLPVPVHVGPVADKGTLVILTPECLTSRNPEHVALARRVHPLLEEQGLLERVVEPRPLHGA; encoded by the coding sequence ATGCTCACGACACGAGGGTCCGCGGGTTCCTTCCTGGGCTGGGTCACGTACTTCTCGTGCGAGCGCGGCGAGGCGCCTACCCTGCCGGTACCCGTCCATGTGGGGCCGGTAGCGGACAAGGGCACTCTGGTCATCCTCACGCCCGAGTGTCTCACCTCGCGCAACCCCGAGCACGTGGCCCTCGCGCGGCGCGTCCATCCACTGCTGGAGGAACAGGGTCTGCTCGAAAGGGTCGTCGAGCCGCGACCCCTTCACGGCGCATGA
- a CDS encoding Tox-REase-5 domain-containing protein, with amino-acid sequence MSLDYFQGFLVQAGVPSTAVPADGRTLLPEQALGLLPHLLSTPVTLGNFGPRRMVAHLLLEVATGGTPVSRDKLHARMRRFSRLLVLRPDGYLVKLTTGGAVQKAGEVALADDGTLRAGQYEVGAFYAVEGGRLFPVDVTLEVPRGARPVGLYEPDDGVMLPVAEGAALAVVDMVEGLYRLVFHTEETLEGLARLPGAVRAMYENAPRLWEEFRHKPNAERVRTISRLTTGAVLLVGTSGAGAAKAASWGGKLGSMSVPLLSLSGDGLLAVRLVAVPVGGAVAVAGNALSATYVLHMASTSAQGAGGSGGWPPVGGPGQWVEDTSSMSEQARDYQAQVTGAPKRWAYEVCRGTECVDYDGYDPTTGTLLEAKALEYEKWWDEALKVRWKYKGAQGLIDQARRQSRLAGGLRVRWHVAEPRMVAILKKLFQENNIEGIEVVHTSPLPS; translated from the coding sequence ATGTCGCTGGACTACTTCCAAGGCTTCCTCGTGCAGGCCGGGGTGCCCTCCACCGCGGTGCCGGCGGACGGGCGCACGCTGTTGCCCGAGCAGGCGTTGGGGTTGCTCCCGCATCTGCTGTCCACGCCGGTGACTTTGGGCAACTTCGGGCCGAGACGCATGGTGGCGCATTTGCTGCTGGAGGTGGCCACGGGCGGTACTCCGGTGTCCCGGGATAAGTTGCACGCGCGCATGCGGCGCTTCTCGCGACTGCTGGTGCTGCGTCCGGACGGCTACCTGGTGAAGCTCACCACGGGGGGAGCGGTCCAGAAAGCGGGGGAGGTGGCACTGGCGGATGACGGCACCCTACGCGCGGGCCAGTACGAGGTGGGGGCCTTCTACGCCGTGGAGGGAGGGCGTCTGTTCCCGGTGGATGTCACTCTCGAGGTACCGCGCGGGGCTCGCCCCGTGGGCCTCTACGAGCCGGATGACGGGGTGATGCTGCCAGTGGCGGAGGGGGCCGCGCTGGCGGTTGTGGACATGGTGGAGGGCCTCTATCGGCTCGTCTTCCACACGGAAGAGACGCTGGAGGGACTGGCACGGCTTCCAGGCGCTGTGCGGGCGATGTACGAGAACGCGCCTCGGCTCTGGGAGGAGTTCCGCCACAAGCCCAACGCGGAGCGGGTGCGCACCATTTCCCGGCTCACCACGGGGGCGGTGCTGTTGGTGGGCACCTCGGGGGCGGGCGCCGCGAAGGCGGCGTCCTGGGGCGGGAAGCTGGGGAGCATGTCCGTGCCCCTGCTCTCGCTCTCGGGCGACGGCCTGCTGGCGGTGCGGTTGGTGGCCGTGCCCGTGGGTGGTGCCGTCGCCGTCGCGGGCAATGCGCTGAGTGCCACCTACGTGCTGCACATGGCCAGCACGAGTGCCCAAGGGGCAGGAGGCAGTGGCGGGTGGCCTCCGGTGGGCGGGCCTGGGCAATGGGTGGAGGACACCTCCAGCATGTCCGAGCAGGCCCGGGACTATCAGGCGCAGGTGACGGGAGCTCCGAAGCGGTGGGCCTATGAGGTCTGCCGGGGGACCGAGTGCGTGGACTACGATGGCTACGACCCAACGACCGGCACGCTGCTCGAAGCCAAGGCTCTTGAATATGAGAAGTGGTGGGATGAGGCACTCAAGGTCAGGTGGAAGTACAAGGGCGCACAAGGCCTGATCGATCAAGCTAGGCGGCAGAGTCGGCTCGCGGGAGGGCTCCGGGTGCGCTGGCATGTAGCGGAACCTCGGATGGTGGCCATCCTCAAGAAGCTGTTCCAGGAGAACAACATCGAGGGCATCGAGGTTGTTCACACATCGCCGCTGCCATCATGA